In one Staphylococcus lutrae genomic region, the following are encoded:
- a CDS encoding ornithine--oxo-acid transaminase — protein sequence MVAKSEEIIEKTNHYGAHNYLPLPIVISEAEGVWVKDPEGNRYMDMLAAYSAVNQGHRHPKIIQAVKEQADRVTLVSRAFHSENLGEWYEKICKLSGKEKALPMNTGAEAVETALKAARRWAYEVKGIKPNEAEVIAMIGNFHGRTMAPVSLSSEKEYQRGYGPLLEGFQNVEFGNIESLKAAINENTAAVLIEPIQGEAGINIPPKGYLKAVRELCDEHNVLFIADEIQAGLGRTGKLFATDWDDVKADVYILGKALGGGVLPISVVLADKEVLDVFTPGSHGSTFGGNPLACAASIAALDVIVDEDLPGRSLELGEYFKKALEDIDHPAIKEVRGRGLFIGVELHENARPYCERLKDEGLLCKETHDTVIRFAPPLVITKEELDFAIDKVKKVFAQS from the coding sequence GTAGCAAAATCTGAAGAAATCATTGAAAAAACAAATCATTATGGCGCACACAACTATCTGCCACTTCCTATCGTCATTTCAGAAGCGGAAGGCGTGTGGGTAAAAGACCCAGAAGGCAATCGTTACATGGATATGTTGGCTGCATATTCCGCAGTCAATCAAGGACACCGACACCCTAAAATTATTCAAGCTGTTAAAGAACAAGCTGATCGTGTCACATTAGTTTCTCGTGCATTCCACAGTGAAAATCTAGGCGAATGGTACGAAAAAATTTGTAAATTATCAGGTAAAGAAAAAGCATTACCAATGAATACAGGTGCAGAAGCAGTAGAAACAGCATTGAAAGCTGCACGTCGTTGGGCTTATGAAGTCAAAGGTATCAAACCGAATGAAGCCGAAGTCATTGCGATGATTGGTAACTTCCACGGTCGTACGATGGCACCCGTCTCACTCTCCTCAGAAAAAGAATACCAACGTGGTTATGGTCCGTTGCTAGAAGGCTTTCAAAATGTTGAGTTTGGCAATATTGAAAGTTTAAAAGCAGCGATTAACGAAAATACAGCCGCTGTATTAATTGAACCGATTCAAGGTGAAGCCGGTATTAACATTCCTCCTAAAGGTTATTTAAAAGCTGTTCGTGAACTTTGTGATGAGCACAATGTTTTATTTATCGCAGACGAAATTCAAGCCGGTTTAGGCCGTACAGGTAAGTTGTTTGCGACAGACTGGGATGATGTAAAAGCAGATGTATACATTTTAGGTAAAGCGCTTGGGGGCGGTGTCTTACCAATTTCAGTCGTCCTTGCAGATAAAGAAGTATTAGATGTGTTCACACCAGGATCGCACGGCTCAACATTTGGGGGTAATCCATTAGCGTGTGCAGCTTCAATTGCAGCATTGGATGTGATCGTCGATGAGGATTTACCGGGGCGCTCACTTGAATTGGGTGAGTACTTTAAAAAAGCGCTCGAAGACATTGACCATCCAGCGATAAAAGAAGTGCGTGGTCGCGGTTTATTTATTGGGGTTGAACTTCATGAAAACGCACGTCCATACTGTGAACGTTTAAAAGATGAAGGTTTGTTATGTAAAGAAACGCATGATACGGTCATCCGATTTGCACCGCCTTTAGTCATTACAAAAGAGGAACTAGATTTTGCCATTGACAAAGTGAAAAAAGTATTCGCACAAAGCTAA
- a CDS encoding Glu/Leu/Phe/Val family dehydrogenase, which produces MAEKNNLVTSTQGIIKEAMHKLGFDDGMYELIKEPLRFLTVRIPVRMDDGTVKTFTGYRAQHNDAVGPTKGGVRFHPDVDEEEVKALSMWMTLKCGIVDLPYGGGKGGIVCDPRQMSIHEVERLSRGYVRAISQIVGPTKDIPAPDVFTNSQIMAWMMDEYSQMDEFNSPGFITGKPIVLGGSQGRDRSTALGVVIAIEEAAKRRGKSIEGARIVIQGFGNAGSFLAKFLYDRGAKIVGISDAYGALHDPEGLDIDYLLDRRDSFGTVTNLFEDTITNKELFELDCDILVPAAIANQITADNAADIKAEIVVEAANGPTTPEATKILTERGILLVPDVLASAGGVTVSYFEWVQNNTGYYWTEDEVNEKLREKLVNAFDTIYNLAENRKIDMRLAAYIVGIKRTAEAARYRGWA; this is translated from the coding sequence ATGGCTGAAAAAAATAATTTAGTGACGTCAACGCAAGGCATCATTAAGGAAGCAATGCATAAATTAGGCTTTGATGATGGCATGTATGAACTTATCAAGGAACCTTTGAGATTTTTAACCGTGCGCATTCCAGTGAGAATGGACGATGGGACAGTTAAAACATTTACAGGTTATCGTGCGCAACATAATGATGCGGTGGGGCCTACAAAAGGTGGCGTGCGTTTTCATCCGGATGTCGATGAAGAAGAAGTTAAAGCATTATCAATGTGGATGACATTAAAGTGCGGTATTGTTGATTTACCATACGGTGGTGGTAAAGGCGGTATTGTTTGTGATCCACGACAAATGAGTATTCATGAAGTAGAACGTTTATCGCGTGGTTATGTCCGTGCGATTTCACAGATTGTTGGACCGACTAAAGATATTCCGGCACCAGACGTATTCACGAATTCACAAATTATGGCGTGGATGATGGATGAATACAGTCAAATGGACGAATTCAACTCTCCAGGATTTATTACAGGTAAACCGATTGTATTAGGTGGATCTCAAGGCCGTGATCGTTCTACAGCTTTAGGTGTCGTGATTGCAATTGAAGAAGCAGCAAAACGTCGTGGTAAATCCATTGAAGGTGCACGTATCGTTATTCAAGGCTTTGGAAATGCAGGAAGTTTCTTAGCGAAGTTTTTGTACGATAGAGGTGCGAAAATTGTAGGTATTTCAGATGCATATGGTGCACTGCACGACCCTGAAGGATTAGATATTGACTATTTATTGGATCGTCGTGACAGTTTTGGTACAGTCACTAATCTGTTTGAAGATACTATTACAAACAAAGAATTATTTGAATTAGATTGTGACATTTTAGTGCCTGCCGCAATTGCGAATCAAATTACTGCTGATAACGCAGCAGATATTAAAGCTGAAATCGTAGTAGAAGCAGCGAATGGACCAACGACACCAGAAGCAACAAAGATTTTAACAGAACGCGGTATCTTACTTGTACCAGATGTACTTGCGAGCGCTGGAGGCGTGACAGTTTCATACTTTGAATGGGTACAAAATAACACAGGTTATTATTGGACAGAAGATGAAGTAAATGAAAAATTACGTGAAAAACTTGTCAATGCGTTCGATACGATTTATAACTTAGCAGAAAATCGTAAAATTGATATGCGTTTAGCGGCGTACATCGTCGGCATTAAGCGTACTGCTGAAGCGGCACGTTACCGCGGTTGGGCATAA
- a CDS encoding glycerophosphodiester phosphodiesterase: MTSTVIISTLLCGTTFLTGVAEEGPQKNAVKHAQATPLSANIHNVLNKPHVNIGHRGASGYAPEHTFVSYDLSLCKMGADYLEIDLQMTKDGHLVAMHDETVNRTTNGKGRVRDYTLAELKQLDAGAWFNKAHPKQQNAQYVGQRIPTLDEIFERYGTRANYYIETKSPDVYPGMEEKLLKTLHQHGLAHSQQLRNGKVVIQSFSRESLKKVHRLNPAIPLVQLLNKGELQHQSPSDLIAIQRYAVGVGPDYRDLTKHRTQALRKQGFYIHPYTVNDTKTMKRLNDYGVTGLFTNYPDKYRAVNEK; encoded by the coding sequence ATGACATCAACCGTTATCATCAGCACATTACTATGCGGAACGACATTTTTAACAGGCGTCGCTGAAGAAGGACCACAGAAAAACGCAGTGAAACATGCTCAAGCAACACCACTTTCAGCCAATATACATAACGTTTTAAACAAACCACATGTCAACATTGGACATCGCGGTGCAAGCGGCTATGCACCAGAGCACACATTCGTTTCATATGATTTAAGTCTTTGCAAAATGGGTGCAGATTACCTTGAAATCGACCTACAGATGACGAAAGATGGCCATTTAGTTGCGATGCATGATGAGACCGTTAATCGAACGACAAATGGCAAAGGACGTGTCAGAGATTATACGCTAGCTGAACTGAAACAACTCGATGCAGGGGCTTGGTTTAACAAAGCGCATCCTAAACAACAAAACGCACAATATGTCGGTCAACGCATTCCGACTTTAGATGAAATATTTGAGCGTTATGGCACGCGTGCGAATTATTATATCGAAACAAAATCGCCCGATGTTTATCCGGGTATGGAAGAAAAACTACTGAAAACATTACATCAGCACGGACTTGCTCATTCACAACAGTTACGTAATGGTAAAGTGGTGATTCAATCATTTTCACGAGAAAGTCTCAAAAAAGTCCATCGTCTCAATCCTGCTATTCCACTCGTTCAATTGTTAAATAAAGGCGAGCTTCAGCACCAGTCCCCGTCTGATTTGATTGCCATTCAGCGCTATGCAGTGGGTGTGGGGCCAGATTATCGAGATCTTACTAAGCATCGTACACAAGCGCTTCGCAAACAAGGATTTTATATTCATCCGTACACAGTCAATGATACAAAAACGATGAAACGTTTAAATGATTATGGTGTGACCGGTCTATTTACAAATTATCCTGATAAATATCGTGCAGTGAACGAAAAATAA
- the argH gene encoding argininosuccinate lyase: MSKKAWGGRFEEKPEDWVDAFNASIHFDKQLVDEDIQGSIAHATMLAHCQIITEAESQQIIQGLKAIQQDIHAGKVEFQTALEDIHLNIEHELIQRIGPVGGKLHTGRSRNDQVATDMHLYTKKEVHIIIDYIHAFQSTLLQIAEQHVDTLMPGYTHLQRAQPISFAHHILTYFWMLERDQTRFKEALARIDVSPLGAAALSGTTYPIDRHETQQLLGFNALYENSIDAVSDRDYIIETLSHINLTMIHLSRLAEEIIFWSSEEAQFITLSDGFSTGSSIMPQKKNPDMAELIRGKVGRTTGHLVSMLMTLKGLPLAYNKDMQEDKEGLFDAIDTIKGALRIFDGMLSTMTVNTDRLHETVRQDFSNATELADYLVTKGIPFRDAHEIVGQIVLWAIQNNTYLLDIPLAVYQKHHPHIDNDIYQFLQPDEAVKRRQSYGSTGQQAVRHQLQVARTYLTQQH, encoded by the coding sequence ATGAGTAAAAAAGCTTGGGGCGGTCGATTTGAGGAAAAGCCAGAAGATTGGGTGGATGCTTTCAATGCGTCCATCCACTTTGACAAACAGTTAGTGGATGAAGATATACAAGGAAGTATCGCACACGCCACAATGCTCGCTCATTGTCAAATTATCACGGAAGCAGAAAGCCAACAAATCATTCAAGGTTTAAAAGCGATACAACAAGATATACATGCCGGAAAAGTTGAATTTCAAACTGCTTTAGAAGATATTCATCTCAATATCGAACATGAGTTGATTCAACGGATTGGTCCTGTAGGTGGAAAACTACACACTGGTCGTAGTCGAAATGACCAAGTTGCTACGGATATGCATTTATACACTAAAAAAGAAGTCCACATCATTATAGATTATATCCATGCCTTCCAAAGTACACTTTTACAAATCGCAGAACAACATGTCGATACATTGATGCCAGGTTATACACATTTACAACGTGCGCAGCCTATTTCATTCGCACATCATATTTTAACTTACTTTTGGATGTTAGAACGTGATCAGACCCGTTTTAAAGAAGCGCTTGCACGCATTGATGTCTCTCCATTAGGTGCGGCAGCTTTAAGTGGAACGACCTACCCTATCGATCGTCACGAAACGCAACAGCTCCTCGGATTCAATGCATTATACGAAAACAGTATCGATGCTGTCAGTGATCGTGATTATATTATTGAAACATTAAGCCATATTAATTTGACGATGATTCATTTGTCGCGTTTAGCAGAAGAAATCATCTTTTGGTCCTCTGAAGAAGCACAATTCATCACTTTATCTGATGGCTTTTCAACAGGTTCCTCTATTATGCCACAAAAGAAAAATCCTGATATGGCAGAATTAATTCGTGGTAAAGTCGGACGTACGACAGGCCATCTCGTCAGTATGTTGATGACGTTAAAAGGATTGCCACTCGCATACAATAAAGATATGCAAGAAGATAAAGAAGGACTGTTTGATGCCATCGATACCATTAAAGGGGCGCTGCGCATTTTTGATGGCATGCTCTCAACGATGACTGTGAATACCGATCGCTTACATGAGACGGTGCGTCAAGATTTCTCTAATGCAACAGAGTTAGCAGACTACTTGGTGACGAAAGGGATACCATTTAGAGATGCACATGAAATTGTAGGTCAAATTGTACTTTGGGCGATACAAAATAATACGTATTTATTAGATATCCCACTTGCGGTTTACCAAAAACATCATCCACACATCGACAATGATATTTATCAGTTCCTTCAACCTGATGAGGCTGTTAAACGTAGACAAAGTTATGGATCTACAGGCCAGCAAGCTGTGCGTCATCAGCTTCAAGTCGCTCGTACGTACTTAACACAACAACATTAA
- a CDS encoding argininosuccinate synthase, whose protein sequence is MKEKVVLAYSGGLDTSVAVQWLIDNGYDVIACCLDVGEGKDLDLVYQKALDMGAIESHIIHATKEFAETYVSYAIKGNLKYEQTYPLVSALSRPLISKKLVEIAHQTNASAIAHGCTGKGNDQVRFEVAIKALDPELKVIAPVREWGWSREEEIDYAKKHNIPVPIGKESPYSIDQNLWGRSNECGVLEDPYVAPPKDAYGLTNELEDTPDTPEEILLTFKEGLPTHVNGQPYELDALILHLNELAGRHGIGRIDHIENRLVGIKSREVYETPGAEVIQKAHLSLETITLTKDVAHFKPIIEKQLAEQVYNGLWFSPLTDALKSFIDHTQQFVTGDVRVKLFKGHAIVNGRKSDYTLYNEKLATYTKEDAFNQQAAVGFIDIYGLPTQVNAMLHGGYANE, encoded by the coding sequence ATGAAAGAAAAAGTAGTTTTAGCCTATTCAGGTGGATTAGATACAAGTGTGGCGGTGCAGTGGTTGATTGACAATGGTTACGATGTCATTGCATGTTGCTTAGATGTTGGTGAAGGTAAAGATTTAGATCTTGTTTATCAAAAAGCGTTAGATATGGGCGCGATTGAGTCACACATTATCCATGCGACAAAAGAATTTGCTGAAACGTATGTCAGCTATGCGATTAAAGGGAATTTAAAATACGAACAAACCTACCCTCTTGTATCTGCGCTATCACGACCCCTTATCTCAAAAAAATTAGTAGAAATCGCACATCAAACCAATGCAAGTGCCATCGCACATGGTTGTACAGGTAAAGGGAATGACCAAGTGCGATTCGAAGTCGCAATTAAAGCATTGGATCCTGAACTTAAAGTGATTGCTCCCGTTCGTGAGTGGGGATGGAGTCGTGAAGAAGAAATTGATTATGCAAAAAAACATAACATCCCTGTTCCGATTGGTAAAGAATCACCTTATTCTATCGACCAAAATTTATGGGGACGTAGTAACGAGTGTGGCGTATTAGAAGACCCATATGTTGCACCACCAAAAGATGCTTACGGTTTGACAAATGAATTAGAAGATACGCCTGATACACCCGAAGAAATTTTACTCACTTTTAAAGAAGGGTTACCGACACACGTGAATGGTCAACCTTACGAATTAGATGCACTAATCCTGCATTTAAATGAATTAGCGGGACGTCATGGTATCGGTCGCATTGATCATATTGAAAACCGCCTTGTCGGAATCAAATCAAGAGAAGTTTATGAAACACCTGGGGCAGAAGTCATCCAAAAGGCTCATCTTAGCTTAGAAACAATCACATTAACAAAAGACGTGGCGCATTTTAAACCTATTATTGAAAAGCAACTCGCAGAACAAGTCTACAACGGGCTATGGTTTTCACCATTAACAGACGCACTCAAATCATTTATCGACCATACGCAACAGTTTGTGACGGGTGATGTCCGTGTCAAATTGTTTAAAGGACACGCAATTGTGAATGGTAGAAAATCAGACTACACGCTTTACAACGAAAAATTAGCGACTTATACAAAAGAAGATGCTTTCAATCAACAAGCAGCAGTTGGATTTATTGATATTTATGGGTTACCTACACAAGTGAATGCAATGTTGCATGGAGGTTATGCAAATGAGTAA
- a CDS encoding glucose-6-phosphate isomerase, giving the protein MTHIQFDFQKALKFFGQHELEQQQEAVKTIHRTIHDGTGAGSDFLGWVDLPVHYDKEEFSRIKAAAKQIQSHSDVLVVIGIGGSYLGARSAIEMLTPAFKKDQTYPEIIFAGNHLSSSYLHSLIEYLEGKDYSVNVISKSGTTTEPAVAFRIFKKLLEEKYGKAEAVKRIFATTDQSKGALKQLATNEGYESFVVPDDVGGRFSVLTAVGLLPIAVAGIDIDAMMGGAAKAREELSSDDLASNIAYQYASIRNILYNKGYTTEMLINYEPSLQYFNEWWKQLFGESEGKDLKGIYPSSANFTTDLHSLGQYVQEGRRFLIETVLKVETPEHDITIEADEEDLDGLNYLVGKTVDEVNTKAFEGTLLAHTDGGVPNLVIQLPRLDAETYGYVVYFFELAVAMSGYQLGVNPFNQPGVEAYKQNMFALLGKPGFEDKKKELEARL; this is encoded by the coding sequence ATGACGCATATCCAATTTGATTTTCAAAAAGCTTTAAAATTTTTTGGTCAACACGAATTAGAGCAGCAACAAGAAGCTGTGAAAACCATTCATCGTACTATTCACGACGGTACAGGTGCGGGAAGTGACTTTTTAGGTTGGGTGGATTTACCCGTCCATTACGATAAAGAAGAATTTTCACGTATTAAAGCAGCGGCAAAACAAATTCAATCTCATTCAGATGTACTTGTTGTTATCGGCATAGGGGGTTCTTACCTAGGTGCACGTTCAGCAATCGAAATGTTGACACCTGCATTTAAAAAAGATCAAACGTATCCAGAAATCATCTTTGCTGGTAACCATTTGTCGTCATCTTATTTGCATTCATTAATTGAATACTTAGAGGGCAAAGATTACTCAGTCAATGTCATTTCAAAATCTGGAACGACAACTGAACCGGCTGTGGCTTTCCGCATTTTCAAAAAATTATTGGAAGAAAAATATGGAAAAGCTGAAGCAGTTAAACGTATTTTTGCAACAACAGATCAGTCGAAAGGTGCACTGAAACAACTTGCGACAAATGAAGGTTATGAATCTTTTGTTGTGCCTGATGATGTGGGCGGACGTTTTTCTGTTTTAACAGCGGTGGGCTTATTGCCTATTGCAGTCGCGGGTATTGATATTGATGCGATGATGGGGGGAGCAGCGAAAGCACGTGAAGAACTTTCTTCTGATGACTTAGCTTCAAACATTGCTTATCAATATGCATCGATTCGTAATATTCTTTACAACAAAGGCTATACGACTGAAATGTTGATTAACTATGAACCGTCATTACAATATTTCAATGAATGGTGGAAACAATTGTTTGGCGAATCAGAAGGTAAAGATTTGAAAGGGATCTATCCTTCAAGTGCCAATTTTACAACGGATTTACACTCATTAGGACAATATGTGCAGGAAGGTCGCCGCTTCTTGATTGAAACAGTTTTGAAAGTCGAAACGCCTGAGCACGATATTACAATTGAAGCAGATGAAGAAGATTTAGATGGTTTGAACTATTTAGTAGGTAAAACAGTGGATGAAGTGAATACTAAAGCATTTGAAGGGACATTATTAGCCCATACAGATGGAGGCGTGCCGAATTTAGTAATTCAATTACCACGTTTAGATGCTGAAACTTATGGATATGTCGTATACTTCTTTGAACTGGCAGTCGCGATGAGTGGATATCAATTAGGCGTCAATCCATTCAACCAACCTGGTGTAGAAGCATACAAACAAAATATGTTTGCGCTATTAGGTAAACCTGGTTTTGAAGATAAGAAAAAAGAATTAGAAGCACGTTTATAA
- the lepB gene encoding signal peptidase I translates to MKYLIKSMIAAISAIILLMILVIWVVIPYEVKEANMTPTLHPHDRLIVNKISPRYGLHHEDIVVYQVDHQYRVGRVIGEPGQSVEFQNGQLQLDHTPVAEPYLLKHDSATWSLKSLPGSESDIIPPNRYLVLNDQRRDRQDSRQFGLIEKSNIEGTIAIRYFPFDSIKTYF, encoded by the coding sequence TTGAAGTATCTAATAAAAAGTATGATAGCGGCCATTAGCGCAATCATTTTATTGATGATTCTTGTAATATGGGTTGTGATTCCGTATGAAGTGAAAGAAGCGAACATGACGCCGACACTTCACCCGCACGACCGATTGATTGTTAATAAAATCTCACCACGCTATGGTTTGCATCACGAGGATATCGTGGTTTATCAAGTCGATCATCAATATCGTGTTGGACGGGTGATAGGCGAGCCAGGACAATCTGTTGAATTTCAAAATGGACAGTTGCAACTTGATCATACGCCTGTTGCTGAACCTTATCTTTTAAAGCATGATAGCGCAACATGGTCACTGAAATCGCTCCCCGGTTCGGAAAGTGATATCATTCCGCCAAATCGCTATTTAGTCTTAAATGACCAACGCCGTGATCGTCAAGATTCTAGACAATTTGGTTTAATTGAAAAATCTAATATTGAAGGGACAATAGCAATCCGTTATTTTCCTTTTGATAGCATAAAGACTTATTTTTAA
- the lepB gene encoding signal peptidase I, with amino-acid sequence MKKETIEWLISIGVAILIVGLLYTFVIKPYNIKGDSMDPTLKDGERVIVNKLGKTFGNLDNGNVIVFHADENNDYVKRIIGKPGDHVVYKDDQLYLNDKKVDEPYLNYNLKHKTYDQITGSFDSKDLQGSNGETKIPKDKYLVLGDNREVSKDSRAFGLIDKEQIVGKVSLRFWPLNRFKINFNPDHTES; translated from the coding sequence GTGAAAAAAGAGACAATCGAATGGTTAATTTCTATAGGGGTAGCGATACTCATTGTCGGTTTGCTGTATACATTTGTAATTAAGCCTTATAACATCAAAGGTGATTCTATGGACCCCACTTTAAAAGATGGAGAACGTGTCATCGTAAATAAATTAGGGAAAACATTTGGCAATTTAGATAATGGTAACGTGATTGTATTTCATGCAGATGAAAATAATGATTATGTGAAACGTATTATCGGTAAACCAGGTGATCACGTGGTTTATAAGGATGACCAGCTTTATTTAAATGATAAAAAAGTCGATGAACCGTATTTAAACTATAATTTAAAACATAAAACGTATGATCAAATTACGGGTTCTTTTGACTCTAAAGATCTCCAAGGAAGTAATGGGGAAACAAAAATTCCTAAAGACAAGTATTTAGTATTAGGAGATAACCGAGAAGTAAGTAAAGATAGCCGTGCATTTGGCCTGATTGACAAAGAGCAAATTGTTGGTAAAGTTTCTCTCAGATTCTGGCCACTTAATCGATTTAAAATCAACTTTAATCCAGACCACACTGAGTCATAA